The Sedimentibacter sp. zth1 DNA segment TATATATTTCGCTACCAATAACGCCATTGGCATCAAAATCTATACACGTCATATCTATTAAATTATTAAATTCCAATTCATCCTCATTATTAATTAGATTTTTGATATCCTCAATTATGATTTTTGTATATGAATCATCATCACTTATCTCCAAATTCATAGAATTAATTGTATTTTCATAATATTTGATCAAATTATTTGAAAGTTCCTCATCATTTGCTGAAATTGCCAACAAACCATATACATCATAAAGCACTTTTTCATAAGCGGTTAAGGAGGTATTTAGTGTCAGGTTTGTGGCATCAGCTACCATCGCTTTAGCTCCATATATTCTAATAGCATCAACTGCAATTAGTGCAAATAGTAATGTTGGAATTAAAATCAGACTCAAAAAAACAGTTACCGAGCCATTATTTTTATAAAATATTTTCATTTTGACCCCCGAAATCAAAAAATTTAATCTGTTATATCCTTTATTTTTTGATAAAATACATTAACCTTATCCTTCAAATGCAACTTGACTAAAAGAAAATTAACAGCATCAAATGCTAAATCTGTATTTCTAATAAATTCTACTGAATCTGTGGCATATGTTGTTGATACAACCCTTCTGTTAACATTATTATTTATTCCTACAATTTTAACAAAGCTAGGTAGTAGAAAACTATAATCAATACTTACCATAACCTTTGTGGCTAACCCGTCTCTTTTGGCTTCAATATGTGGTTCTATTTGACCACCATTTAGTACTGCATATTTGCATACTAAATCTTTCAGAGTTTTTTCTAATTGTTCAAAATCATCTCTTTCTCTATTTATTAAGTATCTATACGGATTATGTTCACTATATATGTCATCCAGCGTGCTTTTTTCTATTTCTTCGCTTTCATCCAATATCAACTTCTCAAACCCAGGAAAATTTATTATTTTACATACACTCTGACCTATTATTTCAGCTTGAGAATACATTATACTTTGCTCAATTTGTAACAATGCCATATATATTAATATAAAAACAACTACTATAACTATTGGCATAACAAATGCTGCTTCAACAATTATTGCACCACTATTATTTTTTGTTTTTTTTACCTTCATATTTTATATATTATTACTCCTTTATTTAAAGAGATTAGAGGACTTTATAAGTCCTCAGGTTGAATTTAATGTGTTTAAAGTAATTCATCTGCATCTGTATTGATAACTCCAAATATTTTGTTTATTAATTTCATTAATTCATTTCTAAATATGATTATTACTGCAATTAAAATAATTATTATTAATAGTATTGCAATAACTTCTGCTGCTCCTTTTTCTTCATGAATTAATCTGTTTACTCCATTTTTAGCTTTTAGATATGTAGCTAATGCACAATTTTTTAATTTTTTTAACATTCTTTTTTCCCCTTATTTGATTAATTTTAAATACTTGAAAATATTGGTACTATTATAATCATAAGTATTGCTATAAGCATAATTCCTACTGGTAGCATCAACTTTTGACTTGCCAACTCACCTTTTATTTTTACATTTGATTTCTTCTGCTGCCAACTTTCATCTGCCATATTTTTAATAAGATTAACTGTTTCACTACTTCCCTTTTGCATATTTTGAATAAGCAAAGATGTAAATTTTCTTATTTCTTTGTTATTGCATCTATCTCCGAAGTTTCTATAAGCTTGTACCTCACTTATTCCATTGTCTATATCATCATTCACTCTCTTCATTTCTCTAAATAACAACCCTTCATCACCATTAGAGATCAAAGTCCATGAAGATCTAACCGTCATACCCGCATTCATTAAAAGCACTAATTTTGATAGTACGTTAGGAAAGTCACCAAACAACTCCTCTTTTTTCCTATTTACTTCACTTTCTATTTCATAATCTAAATAAATAACTATAAGTACTATAAACACTATTGCTAAAAATGCTAAACTAAACTCTTTAGAAACAGCTCCTATAAAAAAAGATATTGGCAATAAAGTTAAAACATATGTAATCTTTGCTCCTACTGTTACATAATAATAAAACTCCGCATATTTTTCACCCTTGATTCTGCATATTTTTTTTGTTTTTTTTACTGCTATACTTGATTCCAAATTGAATTTAACTATATCCATAACTCCAAATCCAATAAAAAAAATATTTGACATAAAATACTCATTTTTTTTCAATGCATCCAATGCCGCATTATATTTTTTATTATACTTTAAATAAATTATTATCCAAACTATTGATAGAACTGTACCTAAAACTAACATTGCATACTGAAAAATACTAACCTCTACAAATATTTTCAATCCCCCCCTAAACCTTTATATCCGTTATTTTTTTACCTAAAAAAAATGCTATAATTAAAATAACCAAAGCTATTAATCTAGTTACAATGTTTGATATATTCTGTGTTGAAAATGTGCTATCACCGAGCATTCGCAAAGACAGTACCATGACAAAGGGCATAATACACATAATATAAAATTCCGCTTTTTTTTGAGCAATGGAAGTTCTTATTTCCATTTCAATATCTATTTTGTCGTTTATAATTTCTCTGGTTTCTAATATTATTTTGCTTATATCTCCACCTGTTCTGTTACATGATTCAAAAATGCTTGCAAAGCTTTTAATATCATCTATATGACTTCTTTGAGCAAAATCTTCTAAAATATCTTCCATATTAATTCCATTAATTATGCTTTTTTTGATAATTTCTATTTCTCTTGTTATATCTGCATCATTGCCATATAGAATTTCCATATCATCATAAGTATCTATAAAAGCATCATGTGTATTTTTACCTGACAAATATGATGAAGATAACGATTCTAGAAAATCTTTAAATTGAAGCAACAATTTTTTCTTTCTTTTCTTAATCAAATAATTTTTATAGGGCTTAATCGAGAATAAGCCTGATGGTATGCTAATAAGCATGCTTAAAATTATACTCTCAAAAAATATCGTAAGAACTACAAAAGCCAATAAAAATCCTATGCAATAACCTATAATATAATCAATATATTTCATGTGATATAAATCATAATCTACCTTATAAACTTTAGATAACACCCTTTATACCTCCACTTATATCTTTAGATTGAAGCCAGCGACATTTAGCTTTGAATAATTTAAAAATTCATTTTTTGTTCTAGTTAATTTTCCAAATACTATATCTTCAGAGTTATTTTTATCTTCAACAAATTCATATATAGGATTTAGTACAATATTTCCGTCATTTATACCGCATACTTCACTAATTTCAACTGTTTTTCTTGTCTTGTCTCTCATCCTAGATAAATGTATTATGATATCTATACTAGATGCAATTTGTTGTCTAATCGCAGCTAATGGCAACCCATCCGCACCTGTCAATACCATGGTTTCTAAACGACTAAGCATGTCCTTTGAAGAGTTTGCATGCCCTGTAGATAAAGAACCATCATGTCCTGTATTCATTGCTTGAAGCATATCTAGTGCTTCACTTCCACGAACTTCGCCTACTACTATCCTTTCAGGTCTCATACGTAATGCCGATTTTATTAAATCTCTGATAGTAATTTGTCCTACTCCAGAAGTATTAGAATTTCTGGTCTCAAGTCTTATTAAATTATCAATATTTTTAATTTGCAGTTCTGCTGAATCTTCAATTGTAATTACTCTTTCTTCTTTTGGAATATAATTTGATAATGCATTTAGAAACGTGGTTTTTCCAGAACCTGTTCCACCACTTATGAATATGTTATATTTTGAAATAACTAAAAGTTTTAGAATTTGTGCAATTTCTTCTGTTATTGAATTATACTGTATTAATTTTTTAATTGTCATAGGATTTTTTGAAAACTTTCTTATTGTAATTGTAGCTCCATCTATAGCGATAGGTGGTAATACAACATTAACTCTTGAACCATCAGGTAATCTTGTATCTACTATTGGGTTTGCTTGATTTACTTCTCTACCAGCCTTTCCAACTATCCTTTGTATAATATCATTAAGTTTTTCTGCGCTTTCGAATTTTTCATTTATTTTAAATACTTTACCGTTTTTTTCTATAAATATTTTATCTGGACCATTTATCATTATTTCAGTAACATTTTCATCACTCAGAATATTGTCTAAAACACCAAATCCTCGAATTGAATTAAAAATATCATCTATTACTTTTATCCTTTCTGATATAGACATATAATTATTTTTAAGTTGTACACTATCTCTAACACTATTTTCAATTATTATTCGCAGTTCTTCATCACTTACTGAATTCAAGGTAATTTGCTTGTTTATTTCTTCTCTAATAAAATTTATAAAGCTATTTTTGTCTACCATTTTACATTCACCTCTATTTGCACAAGCTATCAAATATAGGATTATTTGATAATAGCTCTGCTAATTTTTTTGATGAAATATTTTTGTATTCTTCTAAATATCCTAAGATAGTTAATTCTTTCATATCCTTTGCATTAGCCATCTCATCTTTAAAAGTATTTTTATCATTAATTTTGTTATAAATAATGCAACACTTACTCATGTAATTTTTATCATTTATGTTTTGAATTAAGTTAATTGAATTTACTATACTACTGAATTTAGTGTTACACTGCTCTGTAGGAATTTTTGAAAAGATTATATTATCAGAAATGTCTAATAAATAATTGCATGTAGGATTTATTTGATAATCTATATCAATTACAATATAGTCATAATTTATATACTTCAATACATTGTTGATAAGTATTTCGATATTTTCTTTTGTAACTTCGTTTCGTTCTAAAGAATTTTTGCATGATGAAATAAAATATACATCTGATTTATCTCTTTTAACCGTACTTTCTATTCTCGTACTTATATCAACATTATTACTTTTTATAGCGTAAATAATATCGCTTAAATTAAATTTTCCTTCTGCCTCAAAAAAGCATTTAACGGTTGGGAAAGATTGCAAATCCAGATATAATACTTTGAAATTTTTACTTAGTTTAATTGAAAAGGAAGAAGCAAGGGTTGATGTTCCTGAACTACTATCGCATGACATGAATGTTATAACCCTAGTAGCAATGTTGTTAGTTAGATTAGTTTTAATAATTGTATATTTTTCAGAATAATAATTTAGAATTTCTTTATATATTAAGCTGATTTTTTGATATTTATAAATTTGATTTTGCCCTGCTTCTTTCTTACTCAAAGTATCAACCAAATTAATAAATACCACATCTTTATTAATGTCTTCTAAATTTTCTAGCATATGTTCCTGAAGTAATAACACTTCATATTCTTTGTTCTTTTCATTATTTTTAAATGATTCTTCATTAGAAAATATATGAATTTCAACCTTATCAGAAAAATTATTATTCATACACTCAAAAAATCTATTGGCATAGACTTTATCAGAATCAATCATAGCAATTCTAATTTTCATTAAATCCCCCCGAATTTTATTCCAAATTACTTATTTATTTCCCAGAAAATACTATATTTTTATTTATTGTAACAATTGTTAATAGCTTTTTCAACAATAATTAAACATTTTTATATAAAATGCTAATTATTGTTGAAATATCTTGTCTGTTTTTGTTATTTATTGTCGTAATAAAGAGTATTCCTCTTTTGTATAAAATTGATTTGATTTTAAGTATTTAGGAATATTTTGAGAAATTCCGTTTATTAAAATATCAGCATATCTGTTTGCAATTTCAATTGTATAAACATTTTCATCCACATTAAGTTTGCCAATACATCTAAGTCTAATTTTTAAACTATTATCCAAATTAGCTATATCAAATAATGTCAAGAATCTTCTACATCTACCTTTAAAAGCAATTTCAGGGTCAAGATTGTCTAAATCATTGTTAGTAAATTCAAAATCAATGTTTAGCCATCCATCCTCCATATATATGTATGACTGACAAAACTCTTCAACGTATTCTCTATTCTGACTTGCTCGAGATATTCTTGAGAATTCTTCTAATTCATCGATAAAAGTTAAGTATGATTGCTTGTCCAAAGTTTTTATTTTAAAAGTTTCACTTGTATGATTATATATACTTTTTAATATTTCATTTTTTGAATCTAATACTGCTAGGTTACATTTTATATTTTCAGTATTTGAATTATAATTAAAATCATCACTTTTAAATGCACTTAAATTCCTGGCTAATAAAAAAGCACTCATAATACCATGATTATATTCTTCAAAATTTTTGCTACACTTTAACACTCGTGGAATACACTTAACCATAATTAATTTTGTTTTTATACTTTTTCTTATTTCTTCAATCTCTACATCAGTAAAATTTTCAACCTTGAATTTTTCAATATTAAAATTAATATGTTTTGTACTATCTTCTTTACATTTAATATCAAAGTATTCGATAAGGGTTTCGTCAACATTAAACTCAATTTCAATTTTAGTTGCCAAAATATCAACGAAACTATTAATAAACTGTTGCTGAATATTATCAAATCTAAAATTGAACATACTATATGAATTTATACCATAGTAAGGTAATATTTTTTTCATACTATTATTAATTTTATTAATCTTTTTTATTGGATAACCTAAATCATGAGTGATAGCAGCTATACACCTAACTGAATCAGCTAATTTTTTTTGTGCTTCGACTGTATTACATATTCTAGTTATATCGGGAAAATAGTCTAAAATATTTAGATTTTGCAACATTTGCTTAACTCCATATATGTCTTTATTGTCATCTTGAGATTCCAATTTCAATTTAATAAATTCATCATTTGAATATATGTATTCACCCAAAAAATAAACCCATAAGCAATGAAGGGTATGATCTCTATAAAAAGAATCTGATGCAAATATAAGTTCTTCAAATTCAACAAATTCATCAAAATATTTAAACAAATCATCATAACCGTCTTTGTTACTATCTATAAAAGACATAGCACTTTCAAATAACTTTTTCCAAAGTTTTGATGCAACTTGTATTTTTTCATTCATATTTACACTATCAATTAGGTTTATTATTAACTTTGAAATAATATTTTTGTCTTCTGTTCTATTTTTTAAAAATTCAATATCATCACACTTTATTTTTTGTAAATAATACTCCATTACAATTTTTTCGTTTATTAGCTTTCTCATATATTTACTCTCCTTAGGTAAAAATATAAAATCCGACCTTATTATACAATATTTGTAATGTAATTACAATATAAGTATATATTGCTTTATTTATTGTCGATAATATTATTAGCCCATATTCCAGATTTTATGAGTATAAATCCAATTGTTGCCTTTATAATATCCGATGATAAAACTATTGCATAAAGCACTTTTATATTTAACGATGTAAAACGTGTTAACACATAAGCTAAAGGTAAATTTATAACACATATATACAAGCTATCAAAGCAAAACGTTAAAATTGTTTTTCCTCCAGAACGCATTGTAAAATATGCCCCATGATTAAATGCTTGCAAAGGTAATGATACTGCATATATCCTCAAAAAGCTTGTAGCTAAGTTTCTTACTACCCCTTCGGTTTTATATATATAAGGTATATAACTAGCTGCAATAAATAATATTGCACCTATAACTACATATAAAGAAACACTAAAAAATATAAGCTTTCTATCAGTATCCTTAGCTTTTTCAATTTCACCAGCTCCAAGTTGTTGTCCAACGAGTATTGATATTGCACTACCTAAAGAAAACAAGATAACTAAAAATAAATTAGAAACCGTACTTGATATATTAAATGCAGCCATAACATTAAGTCCTCTAACAGCATAGCTTTGAGTGATTCCGGCAGAACCTATTGAAAACATCATTTCATTAATAAGAAGTGGTGTTCCTGTAATCAGAATTTTCTTTACTATACTCCATGGAATATATAAGCTTTTATATACTTTATAAAAAAACACAAATTTGTCATCATTTTTATGAGATACTATAACTATATATAGCATTTCAATATATCTTGCTATAACTGTTGCAATAGCTGCGCCTTTAACTCCTAATGTAGGAAAACCTAAATATCCAAATATAAGAACGAAGTTTAAAACAAGGTTAACACCTATTGATATTGTACTTCCTATCATAGGAAGCATTGTTTCCCCAGCTTCCCTAAGTGTTGTTGAATAGCTTTGTGAAATCATAAAAGGAACAAGTCCCCAAATAAGTATCTTCAGATATTCCTTAGCATACGTCAATGTATGCAATGAATTTACAACACTATCACTACTTTCTGTTATATAAAGATTTATTAAATTTTCTCCAAAAATAATAAACACAAATGTTACTATAACACATGCTATTGCGCCAAGAATCATTTTAAATCTAAAAGTGTACTTAACTCCATCATAGTCTTTATTTCCGAAAAATTGTGCTCCAAAGATTGAAGCTCCAGATATACAACCGAAAATTGTTAAATTAAATACAAAAATAAGTTGATTTACTATTGCTACACCTGACATTGGTTCTGTACCAAGTCTTCCTACCATAACATTATCTATCAAGTTAACAAAATTAGTTATTCCCTGCTGAATCATAATTGGTATAACTAACGCAATCACCATTTTGTAAAAATCTTTATTGCCAATATATTTTTTCATATAATTATTTTTTCTCCTATTATTAACTTTTTACCTATCATTCAAGTTTCTTTGCCCATCCATTATTTTTATAAAATAGAAATGATACTATAGCTGATGTAGTCCATCCAATAGGCCATGACATCCAAATTCCATTTGTTCCAAAATAACCAGATAAAACAAACGCCAGTACAACCCTTAAAATTAAATCTAAAAATGTTGAAATCATAAACTGTTTCATAGAACCAGCTCCTCTTAAAACACCATCCGACATAATTTTGACTGCAATAACAATATAAAATGGTGATACAATCTTTAAAAATGAAACTCCGACATTTAATGCTTCTATGCTACTATCATCCATAAACATGCTTATCATTTGATTACTAAAAATAA contains these protein-coding regions:
- a CDS encoding MATE family efflux transporter, yielding MKKYIGNKDFYKMVIALVIPIMIQQGITNFVNLIDNVMVGRLGTEPMSGVAIVNQLIFVFNLTIFGCISGASIFGAQFFGNKDYDGVKYTFRFKMILGAIACVIVTFVFIIFGENLINLYITESSDSVVNSLHTLTYAKEYLKILIWGLVPFMISQSYSTTLREAGETMLPMIGSTISIGVNLVLNFVLIFGYLGFPTLGVKGAAIATVIARYIEMLYIVIVSHKNDDKFVFFYKVYKSLYIPWSIVKKILITGTPLLINEMMFSIGSAGITQSYAVRGLNVMAAFNISSTVSNLFLVILFSLGSAISILVGQQLGAGEIEKAKDTDRKLIFFSVSLYVVIGAILFIAASYIPYIYKTEGVVRNLATSFLRIYAVSLPLQAFNHGAYFTMRSGGKTILTFCFDSLYICVINLPLAYVLTRFTSLNIKVLYAIVLSSDIIKATIGFILIKSGIWANNIIDNK
- a CDS encoding type II secretion system F family protein, which produces MLSKVYKVDYDLYHMKYIDYIIGYCIGFLLAFVVLTIFFESIILSMLISIPSGLFSIKPYKNYLIKKRKKKLLLQFKDFLESLSSSYLSGKNTHDAFIDTYDDMEILYGNDADITREIEIIKKSIINGINMEDILEDFAQRSHIDDIKSFASIFESCNRTGGDISKIILETREIINDKIDIEMEIRTSIAQKKAEFYIMCIMPFVMVLSLRMLGDSTFSTQNISNIVTRLIALVILIIAFFLGKKITDIKV
- a CDS encoding type II secretion system F family protein → MKIFVEVSIFQYAMLVLGTVLSIVWIIIYLKYNKKYNAALDALKKNEYFMSNIFFIGFGVMDIVKFNLESSIAVKKTKKICRIKGEKYAEFYYYVTVGAKITYVLTLLPISFFIGAVSKEFSLAFLAIVFIVLIVIYLDYEIESEVNRKKEELFGDFPNVLSKLVLLMNAGMTVRSSWTLISNGDEGLLFREMKRVNDDIDNGISEVQAYRNFGDRCNNKEIRKFTSLLIQNMQKGSSETVNLIKNMADESWQQKKSNVKIKGELASQKLMLPVGIMLIAILMIIIVPIFSSI
- a CDS encoding Flp1 family type IVb pilin, with the translated sequence MLKKLKNCALATYLKAKNGVNRLIHEEKGAAEVIAILLIIIILIAVIIIFRNELMKLINKIFGVINTDADELL
- a CDS encoding AAA family ATPase, which gives rise to MKIRIAMIDSDKVYANRFFECMNNNFSDKVEIHIFSNEESFKNNEKNKEYEVLLLQEHMLENLEDINKDVVFINLVDTLSKKEAGQNQIYKYQKISLIYKEILNYYSEKYTIIKTNLTNNIATRVITFMSCDSSSGTSTLASSFSIKLSKNFKVLYLDLQSFPTVKCFFEAEGKFNLSDIIYAIKSNNVDISTRIESTVKRDKSDVYFISSCKNSLERNEVTKENIEILINNVLKYINYDYIVIDIDYQINPTCNYLLDISDNIIFSKIPTEQCNTKFSSIVNSINLIQNINDKNYMSKCCIIYNKINDKNTFKDEMANAKDMKELTILGYLEEYKNISSKKLAELLSNNPIFDSLCK
- a CDS encoding CpaF family protein gives rise to the protein MVDKNSFINFIREEINKQITLNSVSDEELRIIIENSVRDSVQLKNNYMSISERIKVIDDIFNSIRGFGVLDNILSDENVTEIMINGPDKIFIEKNGKVFKINEKFESAEKLNDIIQRIVGKAGREVNQANPIVDTRLPDGSRVNVVLPPIAIDGATITIRKFSKNPMTIKKLIQYNSITEEIAQILKLLVISKYNIFISGGTGSGKTTFLNALSNYIPKEERVITIEDSAELQIKNIDNLIRLETRNSNTSGVGQITIRDLIKSALRMRPERIVVGEVRGSEALDMLQAMNTGHDGSLSTGHANSSKDMLSRLETMVLTGADGLPLAAIRQQIASSIDIIIHLSRMRDKTRKTVEISEVCGINDGNIVLNPIYEFVEDKNNSEDIVFGKLTRTKNEFLNYSKLNVAGFNLKI